One genomic region from Streptomyces sp. Li-HN-5-11 encodes:
- a CDS encoding cytochrome P450, whose translation MHDQAPTPPTLFTWEFASNPYPAYAWLREHAPVHRTRLPSGVEAWLVTRYADAKQALADQRLSKNPAHHDEPAHAKGKTGIPGERKAELMTHLLNIDPPDHTRLRRLVSKAFTPRRVAAFAPRVQELADGLIDRFADRGSADLIHEFAFPLPIYAICDLLGVPREDQDDFRDWAGMMIRHGGGPRGGVARSVKKMRGYLGDLIRRKRAALPAEPGPGEDLISGLIRASDHGEHLTENEAAAMAFILLFAGFETTVNLVGNGAYALLTHPGQRERLQRSLAQGERDLLETGVEELLRFDGPVELATWRFATRPLTIGGQDIAPGDPVLVVLAAADRDPERFGDPDVLDLGRRDNQHLGYGHGIHYCLGAPLARLEGQTALATLLTRLPDLELDADPADLRWRGGLIMRGLRTLPVRFTPTG comes from the coding sequence ATGCATGACCAGGCCCCCACCCCGCCGACCCTCTTCACCTGGGAGTTCGCGAGCAATCCCTACCCGGCGTACGCCTGGCTGCGCGAGCACGCCCCCGTGCACCGGACCCGGCTGCCCAGCGGGGTGGAGGCATGGCTGGTCACGCGGTACGCCGACGCCAAGCAGGCCCTCGCCGACCAGCGGCTGAGCAAGAACCCGGCGCACCACGACGAGCCCGCGCACGCCAAGGGCAAGACCGGCATCCCCGGTGAGCGCAAGGCGGAGCTGATGACGCACCTGCTCAACATCGACCCGCCGGACCACACCCGGCTGCGCCGGCTCGTCAGCAAGGCGTTCACGCCCCGCCGCGTCGCCGCGTTCGCGCCGCGCGTGCAGGAGCTGGCGGACGGCCTCATCGACCGGTTCGCGGACCGGGGGAGCGCCGACCTCATCCACGAGTTCGCCTTCCCCCTGCCCATCTACGCCATCTGCGACCTGCTCGGCGTCCCGCGCGAGGACCAGGACGACTTCCGGGACTGGGCGGGCATGATGATCCGTCACGGCGGAGGGCCGCGCGGCGGGGTCGCGCGGTCGGTGAAGAAGATGCGCGGCTACCTCGGCGACCTCATCCGCCGCAAGCGCGCGGCGCTCCCGGCCGAGCCCGGCCCCGGCGAGGACCTCATCTCCGGCCTCATCCGCGCCTCCGACCACGGTGAACACCTCACCGAGAACGAGGCGGCCGCCATGGCCTTCATCCTTCTGTTCGCCGGTTTCGAGACGACCGTCAACCTGGTCGGCAACGGCGCCTACGCCCTCCTGACCCACCCCGGACAGCGCGAGCGGCTGCAGAGGTCCCTCGCCCAGGGGGAGAGGGACCTGCTGGAGACGGGGGTGGAGGAACTCCTTCGCTTCGACGGGCCCGTGGAACTGGCCACGTGGCGGTTCGCCACCCGGCCGCTCACCATCGGCGGGCAGGACATCGCCCCCGGGGACCCGGTCCTCGTCGTCCTGGCCGCCGCCGACCGGGACCCGGAGCGGTTCGGCGACCCGGACGTCCTCGATCTCGGCCGCCGCGACAACCAGCACCTCGGCTACGGCCACGGCATCCACTACTGTCTCGGCGCCCCGCTCGCCCGCCTGGAGGGCCAGACCGCGCTCGCGACCCTCCTCACCCGGCTGCCCGACCTCGAACTGGACGCCGATCCGGCCGACTTGCGCTGGCGCGGCGGGCTCATCATGCGGGGCCTGCGCACACTGCCCGTCCGGTTCACGCCGACCGGGTGA
- a CDS encoding transglycosylase family protein encodes MLFSGKGKHRRPSKATRAIAIAGVTGAAVAAPLMAAGNASAATASQWDAVAQCESGGNWSINTGNGFYGGLQFTNSTWAAYGGTAYASRADLASKSAQIAVAEKVLAGQGKGAWPVCGKGLSGASYSGSVSSSSSSSGNSTKSSTTTRSTEQQAANRSATRPAPKKTVTTPTGKKVKKGDGEYKVVAGDTLSSIAAKHHVQGGWEKLFQLNKDIVDDANLIYPGQQLHLK; translated from the coding sequence ATGCTGTTTTCCGGCAAGGGCAAGCACCGTCGTCCGTCCAAGGCCACTCGCGCCATCGCGATCGCCGGTGTCACCGGCGCCGCCGTCGCCGCCCCGCTGATGGCGGCCGGCAACGCCTCCGCCGCCACCGCCTCCCAGTGGGACGCCGTCGCCCAGTGCGAGTCCGGCGGCAACTGGTCCATCAATACCGGCAACGGCTTCTACGGCGGCCTGCAGTTCACCAACTCCACCTGGGCCGCCTACGGCGGCACCGCCTACGCCTCGCGCGCCGACCTCGCGAGCAAGTCGGCGCAGATAGCCGTCGCCGAGAAGGTCCTCGCGGGTCAGGGCAAGGGCGCCTGGCCGGTCTGCGGCAAGGGTCTGTCCGGTGCCTCCTACAGCGGCAGCGTGAGCTCGTCGTCCTCCTCGAGCGGCAACTCCACCAAGAGCAGCACCACCACCCGCTCGACCGAGCAGCAGGCCGCCAACCGTTCGGCGACGCGTCCGGCGCCCAAGAAGACCGTCACCACCCCGACCGGCAAGAAGGTCAAGAAGGGCGACGGCGAGTACAAGGTGGTCGCCGGTGACACCCTCAGCTCCATCGCCGCCAAGCACCACGTCCAGGGCGGCTGGGAGAAGCTCTTCCAGCTGAACAAGGACATCGTCGACGACGCCAACCTCATCTACCCGGGCCAGCAGCTGCACCTGAAGTGA
- a CDS encoding transglycosylase family protein, whose amino-acid sequence MLSGNGRHRRPRQAPALLVAAGVTGSAIALPLLGASGASAADGTTWDKVADCESGGSWSADTGNGYYGGLQLTQDDWEKYGGLAFASSPDQASRSQQIAVAEKILADRGPGVWPTCALLAGLTKDSGAAKVDTGVGGDSSSPSGSSGTSSSSGSSGSSLTNDLGLSDSSQGGSQDSSNSSGSSDSSAGHSQSSGSSASSGSSDASRANPSPSGSSTTKPDNSSKSDTPPGSGASGSSPSATPESGDPDNSGQTGGSSALVDTGALGGGRHRGDTATEGATEDRADSASGRHALRLDANVSGAAGGSYTVRSGDSLASIADSLALDGGWRALYAANHDAIGTDPNHIVAGQTLDVPAETAQK is encoded by the coding sequence ATGCTCTCCGGGAACGGTCGTCACCGTCGCCCCCGTCAGGCTCCGGCCCTCCTCGTCGCTGCCGGGGTGACCGGATCCGCCATCGCCCTCCCGCTTCTCGGCGCCAGTGGTGCGAGCGCGGCCGACGGCACCACGTGGGACAAGGTGGCGGACTGCGAGAGCGGCGGCTCCTGGAGCGCCGACACCGGCAACGGCTACTACGGCGGCCTGCAACTGACCCAGGACGACTGGGAGAAGTACGGCGGGCTCGCCTTCGCGTCGAGCCCGGACCAGGCCAGCCGGTCCCAGCAGATAGCCGTGGCCGAGAAGATACTCGCCGACCGGGGGCCCGGCGTCTGGCCCACCTGCGCGCTGCTCGCCGGGCTCACGAAGGACTCCGGCGCCGCGAAGGTCGACACCGGCGTGGGCGGCGACTCGTCCTCGCCGTCCGGTTCGTCGGGAACCTCCAGCTCGTCCGGTTCCTCTGGTTCGTCCCTGACGAACGACCTCGGCCTCTCCGACTCCTCGCAGGGCGGCTCGCAGGACTCCTCCAACTCGTCCGGTTCGTCCGACTCCTCGGCCGGTCACTCCCAGTCGTCCGGTTCGTCCGCGTCATCCGGATCGAGTGACGCATCCCGCGCGAATCCCTCCCCTTCGGGCTCTTCGACCACCAAGCCCGACAACTCTTCCAAGTCCGACACACCCCCGGGGTCGGGAGCGTCCGGCTCCTCGCCCTCGGCGACACCTGAGTCCGGCGACCCGGACAACTCGGGGCAGACCGGCGGTTCTTCGGCTCTCGTGGACACGGGAGCGCTCGGCGGCGGCCGGCATCGCGGTGACACGGCGACCGAGGGCGCGACGGAGGACCGTGCGGACTCCGCCTCGGGTCGTCACGCCCTGCGCCTCGATGCGAACGTGTCCGGCGCCGCCGGCGGCTCGTACACCGTCCGCTCCGGGGACTCCCTCGCCTCCATCGCCGACTCCCTTGCCCTGGACGGCGGGTGGCGTGCGCTCTATGCCGCGAACCATGATGCGATCGGTACCGACCCGAACCACATCGTCGCCGGTCAGACCCTTGATGTCCCTGCCGAAACGGCCCAAAAGTAG
- a CDS encoding septum formation initiator family protein — protein MAAKDRDRFSTATRLRLLGEQTAARVYRSQTRRQARRSRLTGRAALLALVVCSLVVALAYPMRQYVSQRAQIADLQRQKRQEQQRVEQLRDLKARWQDDSYAEQQIRKRLHYVLPGETGYTVVGPGAAKQSHAEQGTARRPWYANVWDGVDKSDASDQ, from the coding sequence ATGGCCGCGAAGGACCGGGACCGGTTCTCCACCGCGACCAGGCTGAGGCTGCTCGGCGAGCAGACCGCGGCCCGTGTCTACCGTTCCCAGACGCGGCGGCAGGCCCGCCGCTCCCGGCTGACCGGGCGGGCGGCGCTGCTCGCGCTGGTCGTGTGCTCGCTGGTGGTCGCACTGGCGTACCCGATGCGCCAGTACGTCTCCCAGCGCGCCCAGATCGCCGACCTGCAGCGGCAGAAGCGGCAGGAGCAGCAGCGGGTGGAGCAGCTGCGCGACCTCAAGGCGCGCTGGCAGGACGACTCCTACGCCGAGCAGCAGATCCGCAAGCGGCTGCACTACGTGCTGCCCGGCGAGACCGGCTACACCGTGGTCGGTCCGGGCGCGGCCAAGCAGTCGCACGCCGAGCAGGGGACGGCCCGTCGCCCCTGGTACGCGAACGTCTGGGACGGGGTCGACAAGTCCGACGCCTCCGACCAGTGA
- the eno gene encoding phosphopyruvate hydratase, whose product MLVPSIDVVVAREILDSRGNPTVEVEVGLDDGSTGRAAVPSGASTGAFEAIELRDGDPNRYQGKGVEKAVLAVIEQIGPELVGYDATEQRLIDQAMFDLDATDNKGSLGANAILGVSLAVAHAASEASDLPLFRYLGGPNAHLLPVPMMNILNGGSHADSNVDIQEFMIAPIGAESFSEALRWGAEVYHTLKKVLKSKGLATGLGDEGGFAPNLGSNREALDLILEAIKEAGYEPGDQIALALDVAASEFYKDGKYLFEGKERSAAEMTEYYEELVAAYPLVSIEDPLFEDDWAGWKIITDKLGDKVQLVGDDLFVTNPERLARGIEEGTANALLVKVNQIGSLTETLDAVELAQRNGFKCMMSHRSGETEDVTIADLAVATNCGQIKTGAPARSERVAKYNQLLRIEEILDDAAVYAGRSAFPRFRGHTEISKG is encoded by the coding sequence ATGCTCGTGCCGTCCATCGACGTCGTCGTAGCCCGGGAAATCCTGGACTCCCGAGGCAACCCCACGGTCGAGGTCGAGGTCGGCCTCGACGACGGCAGCACGGGTCGTGCCGCCGTCCCGTCCGGCGCCTCCACCGGCGCCTTCGAGGCCATCGAGCTCCGCGACGGTGACCCCAACCGCTACCAGGGCAAGGGCGTCGAGAAGGCCGTCCTCGCCGTCATCGAGCAGATCGGCCCGGAGCTGGTCGGCTACGACGCCACCGAGCAGCGCCTGATCGACCAGGCGATGTTCGACCTGGACGCCACCGACAACAAGGGCTCCCTCGGCGCCAACGCCATCCTCGGCGTCTCGCTCGCCGTCGCCCACGCCGCCTCCGAGGCGTCCGACCTGCCTCTCTTCCGCTACCTGGGCGGCCCGAACGCGCACCTGCTGCCGGTGCCGATGATGAACATCCTGAACGGCGGCTCGCACGCCGACTCCAACGTGGACATCCAGGAGTTCATGATCGCCCCGATCGGCGCGGAGTCCTTCTCCGAGGCCCTGCGCTGGGGCGCCGAGGTCTACCACACCCTGAAGAAGGTCCTGAAGAGCAAGGGCCTGGCCACCGGCCTCGGCGACGAGGGCGGCTTCGCCCCGAACCTCGGCTCCAACCGCGAGGCACTCGACCTCATCCTGGAGGCGATCAAGGAGGCCGGTTACGAGCCCGGCGACCAGATCGCCCTCGCCCTCGACGTCGCCGCCTCCGAGTTCTACAAGGACGGCAAGTACCTCTTCGAGGGCAAGGAGCGCTCCGCCGCCGAGATGACGGAGTACTACGAGGAGCTCGTCGCGGCCTACCCGCTCGTCTCCATCGAGGACCCGCTGTTCGAGGACGACTGGGCCGGCTGGAAGATCATCACCGACAAGCTCGGCGACAAGGTCCAGCTCGTCGGCGACGACCTGTTCGTCACCAACCCCGAGCGCCTCGCCCGCGGCATCGAGGAGGGCACCGCCAACGCCCTGCTCGTGAAGGTGAACCAGATCGGCTCGCTGACCGAGACCCTGGACGCCGTCGAGCTCGCCCAGCGCAACGGCTTCAAGTGCATGATGTCGCACCGCTCCGGCGAGACCGAGGACGTCACCATCGCCGACCTGGCCGTCGCCACCAACTGCGGCCAGATCAAGACCGGCGCCCCGGCCCGCTCCGAGCGCGTCGCCAAGTACAACCAGCTGCTGCGCATCGAGGAGATCCTCGACGACGCCGCGGTGTACGCCGGCCGCAGCGCCTTCCCGCGCTTCCGGGGCCACACCGAGATCTCCAAGGGCTGA